The Candidatus Saccharimonadales bacterium DNA window CCAGCGCCCAAAGCCCAACCATCGCCCAACCTGACTAATTTAAGTCAGCCGGCCAAACCGGTGGCAGCTACACCTAAGCCCAAACCCAAAAAGAGACGCCGCTGGCTCAGGGTTTTAGTGATTTTATTACTGGTTTTAGCGTTAGCGGCAGCGGCTGCGGGTTGGTACGTTTTTTATTACCGCACCACCTAAGCACAACCGCTTTCTCCCAAAAGTAACATTTTTAACAGGCTCAGGCTTTGTGATTTAGGCTAATGCTCGTACTGCCCCCAAGGCGCATACTGCGGCTGTAAGTTTGAGGGAGGAGAAGGTGAGTAAGTCACGCGGTCGCAAAATTAAAACAATCAATGCCGGACGCTCCGATAGTGATGTGTTCTGGATGAGCCTCGAGGAGGCCAAGCGAGCTATTGCGGACAAATACGAATTCCTAGCCGAACGCTACGAACGGCGCTACCCCAAAGACAAAGTCGGATAGAAGCCATCGAAAATAAAACCACTTGGTTGCAGGTTGTCTTGACCTGCAGCTTTTTTGTATAATGAAGCCCATTTAGGCCGGAGTAGCTCAGTGGTAGAGCAGCACTTTCGTAAAGTGAAGGTCGTGGGTTCAATCCCCACCTCCGGCTCCAGGCGGGTATAGTTTAATGGTAGAATGCGACCTTCCCAAGGTTGAGATACGGGTTCAATTCCCGTTACCCGCTCCAAACTAAGATGAAACGGATCATTTTTTACACCGAACCAGAATGGGCCTTTGGCTCCATTCATTATGAGCTCTGCAAATACCTCTTTGCCCGGGGGCTAAATGCGGAGGTCTTGCCATGGAATCGCAGCTATCGCCGTGCCGAAATGAAGGAACTAGCCGCTGTCGTGGATGTTTTTGTGACCAGCCCTCAGGGTTACATCCGACTGGTCGATAACCACCAAATCAGCCCGAATAAAATCATCATGATCGTTCATGCCCGCCTCGATCTAGTCGAGCTAATCAAGCAAAAAGGTATTAAGGAATTCGCTAAACCTCGGGAGTTGGTTGTGGTATCAAAACATCTGCAGCAGCTGGCTAAGCAACTCGGCCTCAAACGCCAACCCAAGCTGCTTCACTTAGGCATCAATACGGATCTGTTTGCCAGCAAACCAGCCACTTCTCTAAAAGTGGTGGGCTATGCTGGCGCCTTTCACATTCGCGAAGAATTCGATGATGAATTGATCGATTCAGATTATCAGGAGCAAAATGCTCTTAAGCGAGCATATTTGGTCCAGGAAGCCGTCCAAAAAGCCGGCCTGAAATTAAAGGTCGCCCAGCTCTACCACAACAGTTTTGTGACCATGCCAGGGTTTTACCACAAAGTCGATTGCGTTATTGTATCTTCCAGTGCTGAGGGCGCCGGCTTGCCGGCCCTAGAGGCCGCCGCCGCCGGACGATTGGTTATTTCGACCCCAGTCGGCCATTGGCCTGAGCGAAGTAAAGACGGAGGGGGTCTAGTAGTACCTATTCATGAATCAAAATTTGTAGCTGAGACTACCAAACTGCTGCAGTACTACAAAGCTCACCCCAAAGAATTTAGGCAAAAGTGCCGCTCGATCCAAGAACACGCCAAAAGCTATGATTGGAGTGAGCTGATCGATGACTGGATCAGCCTGCTAACTAGTTAATACTCGATTAGGGATTAGCTGCTAACTTGGCTCTTGAGTTATAATACCCAACATGCAAATGCCTTCGGCCACCGATGTCGGCCACTTGATGACCCATAAATTTCAGCAGATCCGCAGCCACCGATTCTTTTCGGATCGCTTGTCGGTAACTATTTTGGTACTGAATTTAGCCTTGGTTGGAATCACTATGACGGTGCTACTAATTAGAGTTAGACCAACCAGTGTTCCAGTGCCGGTGCACTATTCTAGCTTAGTTGGCTTCGAGCAGCTGGGGCCCTGGTGGCAGCTCTATGGCATCGGACTATTTGCTATTGGGGCTGTGATTACCAACACGGCTCTGGCAATGGCTAGCTTTACCCGTAGCCGCATCACCAGCTTTTTTTTAATGTCCGGCGCCTTTGTGGTAGCAATTTTTAGCCTTATTATTAGTTTAGCAATTACAGCGGTGGTGTAAGTGAGTGCACATACAGAAGTCATAGACCAATCTGGGCGGTGGCTGGATAGTCGCTGGTTCGAACGCCTGCTCGAACTAATCCCAGGGTCTTTAACTTGGACTTTTTTACTGGCCCCGGTCATCTTAAGTTTCTTCGTGCCAATTGCCGTGGCCTACTTTATTATTGCCTTTGACCTAATCTGGTTGGTTAAGTCATTGCGGTTGAGTTTCTTTTTAATCATTGGGTATTCAAAGCTCTACCAGCGACAATCACTTGATTGGCAAGAGCGCTTAGCGGATCTGGAAGACCTATCTAAGGCGATTAAAACCAAGCGAACTGAGTTGAGGCGACTGCTAGAACAATACCCCAGAGCCAAGTGGCGATTGACGATCACCAAGAAGCAAATCGCCGTGCATAGCTACTACAAAACCTTAACGGACTACATTAACCGAATTGAATCGCTTGACCAAGATCAAGTTATTAAACCCAGTCAATTACTAAATGCTGTAATTATTTCAACGTTTAACGAATCGCTGGCGACTTTGGAGCCTTCACTTCAAGCCTTAACACGAGCCAATTACGCTAGAGATCAACTTATCTTAATTATTGGCTACGAAGAAAGAGGCGGGGACGAAATTGCTGAGACGGCCAGACAGTTAATCGACAAATACGGTCATTTGTTCAGCCATGCCGAGGCCATAATGCATCCCGATGGCCAGCCCGGAGAGGGTAGGGTCAAAGGTGCCAACATGACCAATGCGGCCAAAAAACTAACTAGCTACATCCAGAGCCAGGGCATTGATCCTGGAAACGTCATCGTGACGACTTTTGATTCTGATCATCGGCCTCACCCCAATTACTTTGCCTACTTAACTTTTGAGTACGCCGTTAATCCTGATCGCATCCACCGATCGTTTCAGCCGATTCCGATGTTTTACAACAACATTTGGGACGTACCGGCACCAATGCGCCTAATTGCGACAGGTAACTCTTTTTGGATGATTATGCAGACCATGCGACCGCATTTGCTGAGAAACTTCGCGGCCCATGCTCAAGGCTTGCAGGCTTTGATCGATATTGATTATTGGCACTTAACCTCAATTGTCGAGGACGGCCACCAGTTTTGGCGCAGTTACTTTCGCTATGGCGGCGATCACCAGGTGGTGCCAGTATTTGTGCCGGTCCACCAAGATGCAGTGCTAGCCAAAACCTATCTCAAGACTTTTAAAGGCCAATACGTGCAACTACGGCGCTGGGCCTGGGGGATCTCGGATTTTCCTTATGTGGTTAGAAACTCAATCAAAAACACTAGCATTCCAATTACCGAAAAGATCCAACAAATCTTCCGATTAATTGAAGGCCACTTTAGTTGGGCGACGGCGCCATTAATTTTAACCTTTGTAGCCTGGTTACCGCTGTATTTGAATAGAAATTTTGCTCAGGAACTTTTAGCCCACCAACTCCCCATCATTGCTAGCCGGATCCTCAGTTTGGCCATGATCGGGCTGATGGTTACGGTTGTGATCAGCCTGATTTCGCTACCACCTAGGCCGGCTCGTTACCGCCCGACCAAGCGAGTGGCCATGCTCTTTCAGTGGCTGCTGTTGCCGCTAACAGCCATTTTCTTTAGTGCCTTTGCCGCAATCGATGCTCAAACTAGATTGATGCTTGGTCGATATCTCGACTGGAAGGTCACCGAAAAGGCTACAAAACCGTGAACTACTACTGGGCCTTTGGCCTGGCACTGATCATTAGTCTGGCTCTGACGCCTTGGGTTCGGCGATTGGCTGTGCGCCTAGGAGCCGTTGACCAACCGGTTGGTGGTCGTAAAATTCATGAGCGCCCCATACCAAGACTGGGAGGCCTGGCCGTGGCGGCAGCCTTTTTCATTCCGGCCATCATATTTATTTCGTTCGATCGGCGCCTGCTGGGTCTAATCGCTGGGGCCCTGATTGTCCTAGTGATCGGAGTAGTTGATGACATCCGGGGATTGGGGCCGTGGTCCAAACTATTTGGACAGGTAGCAGCAGCGGCCGCGGCCCTGGCCGGTGGCATTGGCATTTCGGCTATTAGTAACCCTTTTGGGGCAGCCCTGAGTTTGAATTGGGGCCGGACGGCCGTTAGCCTGGCTGGTTGGCATTTTCACATTACGCCGGTAGCAAACCTATTGAGCATCATTTGGATCGTCGGTATGATCAACGCGCTGAATTTTTTGGATGGCATCGATGGTCTGGCCTGCGGGATTTCCTCGATCGCCAGCTTCTTTTTATTTGCGCTAGCCATCAGCCTGCATCAGCCGGCTGTGGCCCTAATGGCCGTCATCCTGTTTGGTGCCTCGCTGGGCTTTTTACCCTATAATTTCTTCCCGGCTCGAATCTTCTTAGGGGATTCAGGAGCTTATTTTTTGGGCTTGGTACTAGCATTAATCGCAATTTACTCAGGCGGTAAACTGGCCACAGCTGCTCTCGTGCTGGGCTTTGCCATCGTCGATGGTTTGATTACCGTTATGCGCCGGCTCTATCATCGCCGTTCGCCATTCATGGCCGATCGATCACACTTGCATCATTTGTTATTGGATTTTGGCCTTAGCCAGCGCCAAACCGTCATCATCTACTATTCAATTGCCATTCTATTAGGACTGCTAGCCCTAACCTCTGGAACGGTCGTTAAACTAGCCGCTATCCTAATTTTGAGCTTGGCCACGGTCGTCTTGGTGGCTATTCTAATTCGCATATCTTCCGGCAATAAGCCAAAGCCGGACCCCAGCAGTTGATATTTAAGCCTCTTTTCGCTACACTACCGGGTATGAAAGAGGGGAGTGTGTGAGCAGTCGCCGCCATTTGCAGGAAATCATCAAGAATCTCCAGGAGTATTACAAGTGCCCATCTTGCAATACCAACTATCACTTCGATGATATAAAATTCTTGGGCCAAATCGACGTTTACTGCTTTGTGCAGCTGACCTGCCACTCTTGCTCACTGCCAGTGGTGGCGACCGTCAGTGTGGGCGATGAAGCCAAACCGCGAAAAAGCAAGGCCAAGTCTGACTTGAAGCGAGTCGAGGAAGCCAAGTTCGGCGGATTGGGGCCCATATCGAGCGATGAGATCGCCAGCTTTCACACTTTCATTCAGTCACACCAGGGCGGTTTTACCAAGTTAAATTAAGTCGAATAAGGATACATAGGAGCGGCCCCGGCCGTTTTAATAAAATGGATAAGATTACGCTTAAATTAGAGACTAGAACTGAGCGAGGCAAGCAGAATGCCAAGCTGCGAGCGGATGGTTTAACACCAGTCGTGGCCTATGGTCATGGCTCTGAGCCTTTGGCTCTGAAGGTCTCAACCAAAGAACTAACCAAGATTTACCAGCAAGCTGGAGGGAGCAAAATAATTGGCATCAAAGTCGGCGATACTACGGCCAAAAATGCGCTCTTCCATGAAGTCGATCTGGATCCATTGACCGGCGCTATTACTCACGCCGATCTGTTGACGGTGCGCATGGATGAAAAGATTAAGACCGAGGTACCGGTGCGCATTGTTGGCGAATCGACGGCAGTTTACCAAGACGAGGGTACTTTGATGACGCCGCTTGAGGCCATCGAGATCGAGGCCCTGCCGGGGGATCTGCCCGAAGCCATCGAGGTCGACATCAGCATTCTGGATGATTTCGAAAAGAGCATTCACGTTAGTGACCTAGTGGTGCCGGCCGGAGTTGAAATTTTGAGTGAACCAGAGGAGCTGGTGGCCAAAGTTGAGCCGCCTCGCAGTGACGATGATCTGGCTGCCCTGGACGAGGAAGTGACCGAGGAATTGCCTGAGGGTGTGGAGGAAGAGTCAGCTGAAGGTGAAGAGGATGAGGTGCAAGCCGAAGCCGAGACTAAGCCGGAAGAGTAATCTGATCAGTTTGCAAACAAAAGAGGCCACCCGGCCTCTTTTTGATGTAGAATGTGGCTACTAGTTCGTGAGCGACTGGAGCCGAAATGACCGCAAGCGAAGATG harbors:
- a CDS encoding glycosyltransferase, with translation MKRIIFYTEPEWAFGSIHYELCKYLFARGLNAEVLPWNRSYRRAEMKELAAVVDVFVTSPQGYIRLVDNHQISPNKIIMIVHARLDLVELIKQKGIKEFAKPRELVVVSKHLQQLAKQLGLKRQPKLLHLGINTDLFASKPATSLKVVGYAGAFHIREEFDDELIDSDYQEQNALKRAYLVQEAVQKAGLKLKVAQLYHNSFVTMPGFYHKVDCVIVSSSAEGAGLPALEAAAAGRLVISTPVGHWPERSKDGGGLVVPIHESKFVAETTKLLQYYKAHPKEFRQKCRSIQEHAKSYDWSELIDDWISLLTS
- a CDS encoding MraY family glycosyltransferase, with the translated sequence MNYYWAFGLALIISLALTPWVRRLAVRLGAVDQPVGGRKIHERPIPRLGGLAVAAAFFIPAIIFISFDRRLLGLIAGALIVLVIGVVDDIRGLGPWSKLFGQVAAAAAALAGGIGISAISNPFGAALSLNWGRTAVSLAGWHFHITPVANLLSIIWIVGMINALNFLDGIDGLACGISSIASFFLFALAISLHQPAVALMAVILFGASLGFLPYNFFPARIFLGDSGAYFLGLVLALIAIYSGGKLATAALVLGFAIVDGLITVMRRLYHRRSPFMADRSHLHHLLLDFGLSQRQTVIIYYSIAILLGLLALTSGTVVKLAAILILSLATVVLVAILIRISSGNKPKPDPSS
- a CDS encoding 50S ribosomal protein L25 — protein: MDKITLKLETRTERGKQNAKLRADGLTPVVAYGHGSEPLALKVSTKELTKIYQQAGGSKIIGIKVGDTTAKNALFHEVDLDPLTGAITHADLLTVRMDEKIKTEVPVRIVGESTAVYQDEGTLMTPLEAIEIEALPGDLPEAIEVDISILDDFEKSIHVSDLVVPAGVEILSEPEELVAKVEPPRSDDDLAALDEEVTEELPEGVEEESAEGEEDEVQAEAETKPEE